The Elaeis guineensis isolate ETL-2024a chromosome 3, EG11, whole genome shotgun sequence region GTAACGTTTTTCTGTTTCCTTAAATATGCCGGCTTGTTTGCTAATGACTGCTCACCAGCAGAAGATGCGGTATATTTTAGCAATGCGTCCATTTTAACCCAAAAAATCAACGAGTCCCCCGCCCGTTGTTTATTTGATCCGTCGCAACCCAACGGCCAACTGTGTCCCATGTACATAGTAGATCACGTACGAGAGCTCCCACAAAAAATTCCACCGCGTCCAATTCCCTCCGTGTTCTCCATACACGTGTCCACTTAGTCTCCGTCGTTGACAACCTGAACGACACCACTGGATACGCGGAAATGGGATCCACACAGACCGTCCTCGGAccggataaaatttttatagacgGACCGATCTCATGATGGGACATGTTTcaaaaatattcatcaaaaaataaattaaaaaaaatataaatttaaaaaatatttaaataatttagataaacatctcattatcatttttttttcaaaaaaaatcgtaatatatatatatatagcagatGATAACGATCATAATTCTTTCTGTGGTCGTCCAACTAAAGAAGTCTTTTCCCCTCAAACCGGTCACGAAACCGATCACCAAAAAACACAATTCACGAAACCTAAGCGCCGGGGCTTTCTCCAGCTGCCACGTGGCGTGTGTTTAATTTCCTACCGGCTGGGCTCGGGAAGGTGGGCAGTTGGGGAGCTTTGATGAAGGCTGAGAAAAGCGGTGGCCATGGAAGGAGTCCTTCCCTCACGAACTCCTCGTGCTCCACGCTCATCTCCTTCGCTCCGCTCCGCTCCGCTGCTAGGGTTAGGGTTACGGTTTCGTTGGAGGGGCGGGGACGATGGGGAGGGACGGGGCGCTGCAAGCGTGCCTGGTGGCGCTGGCGGCGGTGGTGATCGTTGTCGGGGCCTGGACCTTCTCCTTCAAGAAGATGATGGCCACCTACTTCTTGGGCCTCCTGGGGATCGGCGGTATCCTCCTGCCCGACTGGGAGTTCTTCGATCGGGACTTCTCGCAGTGGTTCACTCCGTTGCCGGCCCGGAGAGGGACGCACTCTAATGTGGACCCGGATGCTTTCAGGTTTGGTCTCTCCCGGTCTCTCCGTTTTTCTCTCGCTCTGTTTGTCGAGGAATTTCAGCTAAAGTTTGAGTCTTTATGCGAAGAATTTTGTTTTTAGTTCTTTTTAAGGGATTGTGGAGGTTTAGAGTGTCATCACCTAACCAGACAcagccaaaaaataaaaaaaataaaaaaaaccttATATTGAACATAAAAGTTTCAATCCGAAATTCTAATGTGTGATTTGTTTAGTAAAAGAAGTTTGGACTTTAATAAATTCTAACAGCATCTTTTTGTTTGATAAATTGATTATAAAGAAAACTTTTGGGTTTGAAGTTGGATATATGGAATTTCTTGATATGAAATTCCAATCAAGAGCCTTATGAATAAAAGCTTTGAATTTAGAGAATGATTCACCTCGTTGTATTTAGAGCAGTCATTGTTCGCTAAATAGATGTTGCCAGGATTTGAGATAGCTCTCAGCAACACCGGAGATGGCCCATAAAAGGAGGTATTGCTGGTGAAGGATTCATCAATCCAGCCATAGATAGCTGGGAAAAGGCTCCATCATCATGGTCAAATTATTATTCAGCAAATCCTGAAAATTTTGGGGGGGTGAGAGAGATGCATggttttcttgattatgaagttGTTCAGGTGAAAAAACAATCCAGGAAAAGACTTATATGCATGCACATGTTTAATTGTGCCAGATTATTCTTTCCTTACTGAATGAGATCAGCAATGATCCTTTTTAAGTGGAAGATTTACACTGCtgatcataatttataatatcTATAAGACATAAACTAAAACTTATGGGTTTTTGAGGTTGCTTATTTGTAGATCAAGTGAACATACAATGAATGGCATTGATATTATTAGCATATAGATGTATTTCAGAGCACATTGACTGAGATTCCAAATCGTCAGTCTTCATTTAGACATCTTAAAATGCATAAAGACTAAATTTCAGCTAACTTAGGTGCTTCTGAAGCTTAAATCAAATCACAATGTTCTATCTTACCAATGGACTTGTCCATTTTTGTGACTCTTGTTCTTTCTAATAAATTGTTGGATGATTCCAGCCCCTAAGATGTTCCAAAAAATGGGGGAAAAAGGATTGTTGCATATTAGGATCAGTTGATGCATCTGTAGGAAAACTccaaaaatcttaattttttatcactatcTTTACTGCAGAACATAAAAATGTAGAATTCCTGAAGTTACATTATCACCTGTTGATTAGATCCCTCATATTGGAAATAAGGCACAGATACCTTTCATAAACAGTATGAGGGAAGAAATTCAAAAGACAGAACCAGAGGCTCCAACTAAAGTCACAGAGCAAAACTTTGGGATATTGTTCACACCTATGAGCACTGTTGGCTAATTAtaagacattgtttaaaaagattgtCAAAACCACCCGCTACACTACATTCAAGATGAACTAttgggtcttttttttttttcgttccgTATAGATTTTCTAAGCAATATGAGGTGAGAAACTCAAGAGACAGCTCCAAATGCTGGAATTAAAGTTTTAGTGGTGCAAAAGGTGAGACATGATTGCTACCTAGGAGCACATATATGCTGCTTTTCACACAACTTTAGAAGATTGGAATTAACAACTTATTTTGATCCAACTCTGTACATTAGCAACCTAAGATAGTATCAGTTCATGACattataactattttaaaatctaCTGATACATAAACGTGGTCTCTTTCGGTGAAAAGCACCTTTTTCTTGGTTGGGGggagtggggggggggggggcattGGGGAGGTGAATCATTTCTTAAATCCTAAAGAATAGATGGGAAATTAAATTACAAAATTGGATTGTGTACTGTGAGCTACACTGCAGTTATTTCAGAAATAAATACAGGCAGCTTCTTTTAGTTTGTATAGTATATGGTTTAATCAGATTGTTTCTATGCTTTATCTTTACATGTAAAGTTACTGTGCAAGTATCATATGTTTTCATTTTCAGGTATcaataacacacacacacacattatgTAATACTGAGACGGTGACCAGAAGAAGTAAATCCTTCAGCTGTATGCAACTCCATTTGGTTTTGAATCACACTAAGACACTACGGGTTGCTATTATTTTAAGAAAATTGAATAATCATTGATTATATATGCTTTTGATTTATGTTTACATTTGAATTAAGAGTTTAATTGCAAGAATGTTATAAATGTAGTTAATCATTAGATACTTATGACCATTGAGATAAGTATCAGTTTTGGAACCAGGAATAGGGAAGTCCTTAAGTTGAACATATAGAGAACCCAGTCTGTCCTTAAGCTTGTCCAGAAGAATCCTGGAAAGGATCATGTTGATTCATCTGTAGGTCTATAGTTCATTCATATTCAGAACATCTTGTAGTTCTAATAGgtgaaagaaaggaaaagaagtggCACGGGCACCTTCATAAGAATCTGAACATGCCCATAATCATCCTATTACATTCGTCATGCTGCTTTGATATTGACTTCATGATAAACTATGAGAAAACTGTAACCATCAGAATGTGTCATATGCACATGGGCTTCTCCAAAGTCTATTAATCTAGAAGCAGACAGGGAAAACTATAGAAAGTATTAGAAAGAACAGCATCTGACTAAAATATAGTTATTTTGAGTAGTTACATCAATGTTTTCAAACCTAAGGCAGCACCTTCAGTGAATAGGTCTTCATCAGAATTCAGAAATCATACTCCACATAAATTATAGACTTATCAGAGGGCTGATGGGCTCAATTATTTTTAAAAGGCTCATTTATCTTTCCTCAATTATCTTTAAAAGGCTCATTTATCTTGAAAAACATTGCTTTTCTATGGCTCCATACCATCTTGAATATGAGTGGAATTAACTGGGAGATCTTAGAAGGAACATGTAGGAATGGACCATGTTCTTAGAGAGTTGAGAGGCCAGAAGCTTTTATAGAACAATCCTGCTTGGCTGATTGTTTGAGTAGCTTTTTTCTAGAAGttcatgttgggtggatgtctggccaggacaccacctcccaagatctttccagtaccacgcgatgcagcaggaagaaagaagaaataaaacaaaaagaaaaacaatcaaaatacgtggattagccacaaaagggctcgcctccacggggcatgcaaacttcacgatgaaaaaaaaattttacaagaggagaccttaccttcaacccttgtacacccaattttctctcacctgaagttcccctcacaaaagctctctctctcttggagacccccctgaacccctgaagagcctggcgaccgctgtctaggagccctgctcctctcacagcaacgcttccgcctctctctctcttctcgggttcgtacggcggcgagaaaaccaacCACACACCCTGTTCTCTGTGTACAGGGCCTTTTAtaaccttaatcacgacttagatcatgattaggactccttaatcaacccaaatcacgtcccagaccgtcggatcaagaccgggagccccctggacccttagatcgcgctccggttcacggaatagtgccgtggaccgcgagaaacgcgtgggaaatgcccacgcggtccacaggccccgccgtggaccgcccggtccacggtggaccggggcaagggggccagcagggccagcggtcctccgccgcctcgattctcgtgccgacttcaaaagctcgtatctcctccatccgagctccgtttcgggtgatcttggtctcgttggactccgtttttcgccgcgaacctcgctgtgggctgaatctcgaggtgtcaaatcttaacaatctccacctcgactcgatattcggcctcctccaaactccgagagcttctggatctcctcgcccccatgccctggggcaatcgcctgctgatcatggatgggcaaacatggaagTCGAactaggctgctcgatcccatctccgtcgtatgctgtgctcctcctgacctgagacctgctcggggcatcatcctgcggcaataggaatcttaccttgcgacgtcgcctctcgtcctcccgagtctcctgtctcgtgcccgatccgcctcctggagctccacctcgctctgggctccacctggctcccgaagctccacctcgctctgggctccctgccaggtaataatgtcctctgctccccttcttcccctccagcacaatcctatcgccgcgtagcaccttcaggattcctccaccggctaccatcctgtagcctctcgaatccagtctgctaagtgagataagattctgcctgaaatcggatatgtatcggacctcccccaatctcctcactgcaccgtcatgtgtcctccagctgaccgtcccaatgcctctgatcgcacagctcgatccattcggcagatatacagtgccctcactgttctccaaggagtcaagctgctcctctctgcaacacacatgataggggcatgcagaatctaatatccactgctggaaaaaagtagatacctcgtcagatatctccaggacatctccatctgaatcgctgccggccgtcgctacagcagccaccgtccgatttttcagttgagggcaatctctggctaaatgccccaactcctcacaccggtaacacctggttttgctcaagtccctcctggacttggaccgccctcgttgcgatctcctgtcgctccgtctaccgcctcctgcacctccagaagccaccaaagctgagctatcgtcacctgagctcgaagctgggttctccctcctgagaacctcgttctggagtatcgccgcggtgacctcgtccatcttgatagtgctcttccccactagaagagcagtcaccaaggactcgtacgaagggggaagcgacgccagcaaaaccagcgccctggtcttctcctcaacgttctcgccaacgctgagaaggtcggtgaggatcttctggaagtggctcaaatgctcctgcacgctctgtccctcagtcatccgcagttggtaaaactgcctccaaaggaaaagtgtgttggtgagagatttcgccatgtacaactcctcgagcttcgaccacagcaccgtcggggaagtctcgctcagcacatggatcaccacctcatccgccagatacatgcggatggtactcaccatctgcatctgtagccgttttcaatcccgcacctccatggtggtcggcttctcatcgcacaagagagcatcgatcaactcctgttggattagcacgtccttcacccttgcctgccacaaggagaaattgctcttaccatcgaacttgttgatctccatcttgattgttcctgttttctccatcttcagtcttgctcaccaccactgcaatctgcgtccttgtaccgtcttgctctgataccacttgttgggtggatgtttggccaggacaccacctcccaagatctttccagtactacgcgatgcagcaggaagaaagaagaaacaaaacaaaaagaaaaaataatcaaaatacatggatcagccacaaaagggctcgcctccacggggcatgcaaacttcactatgaaaaagaaattttacaagaggagacctcaccctcaatccttgtacacccaattttctctcacctgaagttcccctcacaaaagctctctctctctcttggagacccccctgaacccctgaagagcctggcgaccgctgtccaggagccctgctccttctctcacagcaacgctttcgcctctctctcttttctcgggttcgtacggcggcgagaaaaccaacCACACACCCTGTTCTCTGTGTACAGGGCCTTTTAtaaccttaatcacgacttagatcatgattaggactccttaataaacccaaatcacgtcccagaccgtcggaacAAGACCGAGAGCCCCctgggcccttagatcgcgctccgatccacggaatagtgccgtggaccgcgagaaacgcgtggaaaacgcccacgcggtccacaggccccaccgtggaccgcccggtccacggtggaccggggcaagggagGCCAGCATGCCGCTGgcatgggccggcccgcgcgcctgGGCCGGGCGCCCGCTTaagccgcgggcctgggtcgcgcgtcccgcgcgggcctgggtcgcgcgtcccgcgtgccgccgcctgcggccgcgccgctgccgccggtcgccggctgtcctccgccgcctcgattctcgtgccgacttcaaaagcttgtatctctttcatccgagctccgtttcgggtgatcttggtctcgttggactctgtttttcgccgcgaacctcgctgtgggctcaatgtgggatgaatctcaaggcgtcaaatcctaacaattcaTCTAAGAAATCAGGACCTTATCCAATCTTAGTGCAAGTTGTGTCTGTTGGGAGTCTGCTTGAACCAGTTCAGTGTTGGAATGATTATTTAAGCATCTATTACTATTACTAGTACTACTACTACAACATTTTACAGTTCAAAAACTGGAGCTAAATTCATGTCTTGTCTATTAATGCTTAAGAGTGAAGGTCCATATTTGCTATCAACTACTAGTACTACTACTATtactactatttttttttttcaaaaatctggaGCAAATTCATGTCTTGTTCATCAATGCTTAAGAGTGAGGGTCCAAATGTGCTATCAACAGCATTATAAACTCTACATAGAGGGCTCTGTGCAATTCATTTCGGACCCAAAGTTGTTCCTTTTAACATAGCAATCATGTCTATCCTATCACAAGTGGATTCAAAGATAACTTTGAGTTTATGGAATCCCTTAGAAGCTTCTGGTTGCTAGGGACCAAAAATAATGTAGCATTTAAGTTTTCTTGTTTTACAAGGAGCATTGAAATACTATTTTAAGACTGCTAACAAAGAAAACCAAGTATTTTTATCTCCAATACTTTTTGTTGGTTGGATATCCATAATTTCTTCTCTGGACAGATTCTTTTGGGTAGGCATGCAGGGTTTTTAAGGTGGAAAATGCAGTTACATGCAGAAATGGTAGCACAGATAAGTGGACCTAAGATACTTGGATGGAGGGAGCACAAAGGGTGCAATGAATCCCACACTAAAAACAGACTGATTTCTGGCTTAAACTTAAAACTAAATGGTGGTGGGTATTGTGTATCATGGATCCTAGGGATGCGGTAATGGTGAGGAACATTATCTATGGAAGTACTTCAGGGGAAAGTGGTTTGCATTCATTGTAGAATCATTCAGAGAGAACTCTTACTTTCTATTTATTCATTGTAGAATCATTCATACATTCATTGTAGAATCATTAAAAAAAGGTCTTACTTCCTATTTATTCTTTTGAGGGCCTGTTTTGGATCCCCCCAGCCCCCTTTTGCTTTCCCCACAACAATTATCTCCCTCTACCTCCCATCCTACTTACCTCCATGCGCTCTTCTCTACCTACCCCACTGGTTCAGGAATGTTGCAAAACAGGCCCTAAATATGTTTCCTTATCTACTGATTATTAGAGTGAGAACTAATTGTTGGCTATAAACAATGGTGAACAAGTCTACCTCTGAACTGGCTGTTGTCAAATTGCATTAGAGTAGCTTTTT contains the following coding sequences:
- the LOC105041607 gene encoding signal peptidase complex-like protein DTM1 produces the protein MGRDGALQACLVALAAVVIVVGAWTFSFKKMMATYFLGLLGIGGILLPDWEFFDRDFSQWFTPLPARRGTHSNVDPDAFRFKFYPVRVAVIAIIYGFGLYKWWMFVIS